From a region of the Cherax quadricarinatus isolate ZL_2023a chromosome 75, ASM3850222v1, whole genome shotgun sequence genome:
- the LOC128691940 gene encoding zinc finger protein 84-like — translation MKYLHLKNMGKHKEHKPYECSECLKCFSKKSHLVSHARVHTGDKPYHCAECLKCFSKKSSLVAHMRVHTGDKPYQCSECLKCFSQKSSLVTHMRVHTGDKPYQCSECLKCFYHTSSLVTHMKLHTGDKPYQCSECLKCFSQKSSLVTHMRVHTGDKPYQCSECLKCFNKKCNLVTHMRVHTGDKPYQCSECLKCFNQKSNLVKHIRVHTGDKPYQCSECLKCFNHTSSLVTHMRLHTGDKPYQCSECLKCFNKKCNLVTHMRVHTGDKPYQCSECLKCFSVKSSLVTHMRVHTGDKPYQCSECLKCFNQKNSLVTHMRVHTGDKPYQCSECLKCFNRKSNLMTHMRLHTGDKPYQCSECLKCFNRKSSLVKCFTC, via the coding sequence atgaaaTACCTTCATTTAAAAAATATGGGAAAACATAAAGAACACAAACCATATgaatgttctgagtgtctgaaatgttttagtaaaAAAAGTCATCTTGTGTCACATgcgagagtacatacaggagataaaccatatcattgtgctgagtgtctgaaatgttttagtaaaAAAAGCAGTCTTGTGGCacacatgagagtacatacaggagataaaccatatcaatgttctgagtgtctgaaatgttttagtcaaaaaagcagtcttgtgacacacatgagagtacatacaggagataaaccatatcaatgttctgagtgtctgaaatgtttttatCATACAAGCAGTCTTGTGACACACATGAAactacatacaggagataaaccatatcaatgttctgagtgtctgaaatgttttagtcaaaaaagcagtcttgtgacacacatgagagtacatacaggagataaaccatatcaatgttctgagtgtctgaaatgttttaataaaaaatgcaatcttgtgacacacatgagagtacatacaggagataaaccatatcaatgttctgagtgtctgaaatgttttaatcaaaaaagcaatcttgtgaaacatattagagtacatacaggagataaaccatatcaatgttctgagtgtctgaaatgttttaatcatacaagcagtcttgtgacacacatgagactacatacaggagataaaccatatcaatgttctgagtgtctgaaatgcTTTAATAAAAAATGCAATCTTGTGACacacatgagagtacatacaggagataaaccatatcaatgttctgagtgtctgaaatgttttagtgtaaaaagcagtcttgtgacacacatgagagtacatacaggagataaaccatatcagtgttctgagtgtctgaaatgttttaatcaaaaaaacagtcttgtgacacacatgagagtacatacaggagataaaccatatcaatgttctgagtgtctgaaatgttttaatcgaaaaagcaaccttatgacacacatgagactacatacaggagataaaccatatcaatgttcagagtgtctgaaatgttttaatcgAAAAAGCAGTCTTGTGAAATGTTTTACATGTTAG